A stretch of Triticum aestivum cultivar Chinese Spring chromosome 1D, IWGSC CS RefSeq v2.1, whole genome shotgun sequence DNA encodes these proteins:
- the LOC123168651 gene encoding uncharacterized protein: MASQQPPPPPPKEKKSPPPAPTTICALGDDLLREVFLCLPSLPSLVRASLTCTPFLRAVRSSPAFRRRFRDLHPPQLLGIFLNIHDPALPAFGPIRRRSDVDHAAAIRGADVFLTLLPEDDKDADREWSMEDCRDGYVVLVNWEIKQMAVYDPLTRALDLFSTPPDEICSDMHVEFHMLASEECHGQFRIVSVCHEEWGAQAAVFSSDTGEWQVFPFSEDDHCNHDGTMVNGFVYWTFTSGANILVLNTATLQFSQINPPLHMEGKGEFKPGETKDGKLCLVCTVRFTLVVWVWGPDDDDVDRWILDKAFPMQDAITLHDDCALNVVAIIGGLVYFSTSCQRHSNSCFFMSFCLETEELNKLCPVTPCSIRSYPYIMAFPPSLICNKVNPQPEGA; this comes from the coding sequence ATGGCCTCTCAgcaacctccgccgccgccgccgaaggagaAGAAATCCCCGCCACCCGCTCCCACCACCATATGCGCCCTCGGCGACGACCTTCTGCGCGAGGTATTCCTCTGCCTCCCCTCCCTCCCGAGCCTCGTCCGCGCCTCCCTCACCTGCACTCCCTTCCTCCGCGCCGTCCGCTCGTCGCCTGCATTCCGCCGCCGGTTCCGCGACCTCCACCCACCACAGCTCCTAGGAATCTTCCTCAACATCCACGACCCCGCCTTGCCAGCCTTCGGGCCCATCCGCCGCCGCTCCGACGTGGACCACGCCGCCGCCATCCGCGGCGCCGATGTCTTCCTTACCCTGCTCCCCGAAGACGATAAGGACGCCGATCGCGAGTGGTCAATGGAAGACTGCCGCGACGGATATGTCGTTCTCGTCAACTGGGAAATCAAGCAAATGGCTGTCTACGATCCCCTCACACGGGCCCTGGATCTCTTCTCCACGCCACCGGACGAGATCTGCAGCGACATGCACGTTGAGTTCCACATGCTCGCCTCTGAAGAATGCCACGGGCAGTTCCGCATTGTCTCTGTCTGTCATGAAGAATGGGGGGCGCAAGCTGCCGTGTTCTCATCAGATACCGGAGAGTGGCAGGTTTTCCCGTTTTCAGAGGATGATCACTGCAATCACGATGGTACAATGGTGAATGGGTTTGTCTATTGGACATTTACAAGCGGAGCCAATATCCTTGTGCTGAATACGGCTACACTGCAATTCTCGCAAATCAATCCGCCGCTGCATATGGAAGGGAAAGGGGAATTTAAGCCTGGCGAGACCAAGGATGGGAAGCTCTGTTTGGTTTGCACGGTTAGATTCACGCTTGTTGTCTGGGTCTGGGGACCGGATGATGACGACGTTGATAGATGGATCCTGGATAAGGCATTTCCGATGCAGGATGCAATTACTCTGCATGATGATTGTGCTCTCAATGTTGTGGCGATTATCGGTGGTTTGGTGTATTTTTCTACTTCTTGTCAGAGGCATTCGAATTCTTGCTTTTTCATGTCCTTCTGCCTTGAAACAGAGGAGCTGAATAAGCTCTGCCCTGTCACTCCCTGCTCTATTCGTTCATATCCGTACATCATGGCGTTCCCTCCTTCATTGATATGCAATAAGGTGAACCCTCAACCTGAAGGAGCTTGA